ACAAGCCAGCTGACATTCTCGGTGACGTGCTCAAACTGGAAAACGACATCATCCGGCGCGGCAACGCCTTGCTTGCACAAATCGTCGGGAAGAAATGAAACGCTGGCCGAACAAACCGCTTGGCGAGTTGCTGAAGATTCAGAATGGTTTCGCCTTCAAGTCGGAGCTGTTTAACGATGATGGCAAGGGGCTTCCAATCATTCGCATCCGAGATTTGGCGCGTGGATTCAGCGAGACATTCTACGATGGCGAACACGACCCTGCATTCGAGGTTGAGAATGGCGATTTCTTGATTGGTATGGATGGCGAGTTCCACTGCTACCGCTGGCAGGGTGGAAAGGCTTTACTCAACCAACGAGTTTGCCGTCTCCAGAATTTCAGCCGTGACCTTAACGCAGGTTACGTTTTTTACGGCATCAACGACCACCTTCGCGAAATCGAGGACAACACCGCGTTTGTCACGGTGAAGCATTTGTCGTCGAAGCAAATAGCCAGCATTGAAATGAGCGTACCGCCGCTGGAGGAGCAGGAGCGGTTGGTGAAGTTGCTGGACGAAACCGACGAGTTGCGGAAGCTGCGCGCTCAAGCCGACCGCCGCACCGCCACCCTCATCCCTTCCCTCTTCAGCAAAATGTTCGGCCCTGACGCTCCAGGTTCAGTCACCTGGCAGACTGCGACTGTTGCAGAACTTGCTGCGGCACACGAAGGCAGCATTCGCACCGGACCATTTGGAAGCGATTTGCGTCACTCGGAATTTTTCGAGGAGGGAGTTCCGGTTCTTGGCATTGATAACGTAGTGGAGAATGAGTTCCGTTGGACGAAATCGCGTTGCATCCCAGAATCCAAGTTCGCAGAGATGAAGCGGTTCGTCGTTTTCCCCGGTGATGTCCTCGTGACAATCATGGGCACAGTTGGGAGGTGTTCCATTGCTCCTGAAGGGCTTCCGGTTTGCATCAGCACGAAGCACCTTTGCACAATTACACTCGATCGAACGAAAGCACATCCCCGGTTCATTTGGGGAGCGTTCTTGCATGACGCATCCGTCAAACAGCAAACCCGATCAGTTGGAAAGGGTGCAATAATGGAAGGCTGGAACTCGACCATCATCAAACGACTCAGATTGCGAGTTCCGCCGTTGACGCTGCAAAAGCAGTTCGCCGCCCGCGTGTCAGAAATCCGTGCGATGAAAATTGAGCAAGCCGCCTCCCGCCGCCGCTTGGATGATCTCTTCCAATCCATACTCCACCACGCTTTCAACGGAGAGCTATAACAGGGGTTGTGATGACTGGGATGATAGGAGACGAACTCTTTGTGGACTTTAGCCGTCGCATAGTCCAAGCGAGGGGCTCCGATTCTTACACCAGGCCAGTTGAGGTAGATCTTCGCCGCGCGGCCTATCTCTCCTCCAGTCAGGACTTTGAACAGGAAATGCAATCCATCAGCGCCGCGCTGTCCGGGTCGTGGCCGAAGATACTTCTGGCCTTTGTAAATACTCCAGATGGCCCGCCGTATAGAACTGCAAAGGTGTTTCTTCACCAAAACTTGATCCAACATAAGCAGATCGAGGACTCTGGGAAAATCAGGCTCGTCAGCTCATCACATTATGTGGCGGCAGGCGGCGGTCAGGCCTGGGATCAAGATGCAGAGAAAGGCGCTGTCGGGTTCTTCGTATCTGGGGCCAATGATCGAACGAATGTTTGGCGCGTCTTCCGAGTGGAGATGGATGCGTTCGGTTCAAGCGTCGTGACACTTTCCCCCCTTGTCCTGAGTAGCGGTTTTCCTGAGCTAACTCTTCCTGATACCAACGAGCCTTTGCGTTCCGAGATTCTCGGACATTATGAAGAACTTCAACGTCATGTCTTGAGCCATTCTTACCGAGCCTTGATTACCAGCGCCAAGAACATCGTTGAAGCGATCATCTCGCCAAACGACAACTTTTCAACGACCCTCGCCAAAATGGGCCGGAGCCTTCTCGAAGCAAAAGAGAAGAAGACCAAGCCGCCATCTCCAGAACTCGCCTATCACCTAGCCGAGAAACTCAGGCTCTTACATCAATACACCCATGTTGGAGGGGCTACGCGAAAAGGCCGGTCTGTTTCCCCGGAGCTTGCGTTGACCGTTGTTCACGATCTGATAGAGATTTTAAGAGAGCTTGGCTATGCGCGGAAGTGAACGGGGTTGGGATGAATCTTTTCTTGGGGGCCGAAGCTCCCTCCAACCCGCTTGTTCTCTCTTTAGGGATGGGGCCTGATTGATCTTCCACTGCGCGCGTCCAACGAGGGCCTTCTGAGGCCGCGCGTTGCGCGAGCACAGAAGATCATCAGGTTCCATCCCCGTCTCTGCTCCGGAAGCTAGGGATCGGCACGGGTGTCATCCACTTCTTTCATCCTGGGGGCTCCTTTCCAGTCCCTTCTATGCCCGTGCGTTTTGTGAAGAATTGTGACTCGCATGCAGAAAAAGGCTTGGACTTATTGAAAGAGCAGCGAGACGGAGCCGTCTTTTGTGATCTTGGCGATGAATGGTTTTGCGTGGTTCTTCAAAAACCGGGTGATTCGGGGGAGTGCCTTCACGAAAATCTGAGCCATTTCTTCGCCTTGCAGATCGCCTGATGTCAGGATAAACGCTGCCGCACCCGCCTTCATGAGCGCCAGCCGCTGCCTGCATGACCTCTTTCAGTGAATGCTCCACCGCGGCTTCAACGGCGCGCTATAGTCGCCGTCCAGGCTAATTCAAGCAGCCTGTTCACTAAATCACGTTGTTCACGATTCATGAACGTGCTATATTACCGTACGTTATGAAGACCATTTCGCAAGAATCTCAGATTATCGCCTCAGCGCTGGAGCGGCTGAAGGCTGTCCATCCCCTCCGTGTAATGAATCTCCGGCAAGAGATCAACGCGAGGGACCGAGGGTGGGATGGCGAGGTGACGATCAAAACCAAGGGGGGGGCGTATCGTTACCTGTTTGAGGTGAAGGCACATCTTCGTCCACAGGCTATTCATCACCTGCTGATCCGGGCGAATGCCGATCGAAAACGATGGGACAAGACAACGGAACTTTTGTTGCTCGCTGACTACGTCAATCCGCTGCTAGCTGGTCAACTGAAAAACGCTGGTATCAATTTCATCGATACAGCAGGGAATCTGTTCTTGAAACGGGCGCCGGAATTATATCTCTATGTCGAAGGGAAAAAGCCGCCGGCCTCTCAGAAAGACAAGCCAACGAGGCTCTTTCAGCCGAGCGGCCTCGCTCTTCTTTTTGGCCTGCTCATAGAACCTGAGTCCATCAACCTTCCGTATCGGAACCTCGCAAGTGTGAATGGTGTTGCCTTGGGCACGGTAGGGTGGGTTAAGCGGGATCTCAAAGAACAAGGGTATCTCGAACCGATCGGGACAGATCGCTTTCGCTTAATCCGTCGAAAGGAATTGTTCGAGCGGTGGGTGCAGGGCTATGCCAGCCGTCTTCGTCCAAAACTTTTTGTCGGGGAATATCGAGATCTGACGAACAACCTCGATGCTGTCGTCAAGACTTTTCGCCGGTATGCGGTGGAGCAGGGAATGTCCTGGTGTGTCACGGGGGGAGTTGGGGCGGATGCAATTATGCATCACTATCAGGGAAACATGATCACCTTTTTTGTCGAATTCTGGCGACAGGATGAGGCCTTAAAGGGTCTCAAGTGGTTACCAGCCTCTGGAGGACTCATTACCATTCTGAAAAGCTTTTCTCCTCGTGTGTTGCAGATGAGCGGTAGTCAGCAACACGCCCGAGCCGCACATCCTCTTTTGATTTATGCCGAGCTGTTGCATCAGGGCACGGACCGAGACCTTGAAACCGCCCGGCTCATTTATAAAAACTACTTGGAAGAATCCATTGCCAAAGATTGAAGGTGATTTAGCGGAAGCGCTCACACTGCTCCACAACTATTTTGAGCAGAAGGGGATACCCTTCGCACTTGTCGGTGCGCTTGTGCCGGCTATCTTGCTGTCTTCCGAGATCGGAGTTCGAGAGACCAGGGATGCCGACCATATAATCAAATTGTCTTCGTGGGCAGAGTGGGAGACGGTGATCGCCGATCTCGTCAAATTGGGATTCGTACGAGGCCGTGGCGAGCAAGAGCATCGATTGCATTTCCGGACTGCGGAGATTGACCTAATCCCGTATGGAGTCACGGGTGGCCCAGACGAAGTTCTCGTATGGCGCAAGTCCGGGAACCAGATGAACCTGACAGGATTTTCCGAGGTGTTTGAACATGCCGTGCTCATCGAGATAGTGAAAGGTCTTACACTACCAGTTATCCCACTGTGGCTTTTCGCGGTACTGAAGGTCTTTGCCTATCTTGATAGAAAGTTTCCCAGAGATCTTCGCGACCTCGTATACGTTTTGGAGCATTATGAGTCGCTGGGAAACGGGGCACGTCGATTTGAAACAGTGGGTGAAGTGAGCGGTGTGACTTACGAGAACGCAGGAGCACATTTGTTGGGAGCTGATATTCGTGCCAAGGTTTCATCTAATGCTCTGAAAATGGTCAGAGACTTTCTAGAGCAAATCACCGACGAGTATCATAGTGTAATTAATTCGGCTCTTCGGGAAGAGCCCGCCCTCGTATCTGATAGGCGAAGAACGGTTGTCTATCAGCTCGTCCAAGCTTTTCGGTTAGGGTTAAGAGGCTAGTCGAGTATAGAGACAGTGCCGTACCGTGATTATGTAGGAAAGGCACTGTTCTGCTTGCGCCGTGCTTCAGGCAGCTTCGAGGGTGAGTTCGCACCTGATGGCTTCTTCGATTTCGAACCGCTGGCGTCCATAATCCTCTGCGAGCGCATCCATTGATTCACCTGCCTTGTAACGTTCCGCAATCACGGCGGTCGGAATGCCGGTCCCCACTAACACGGGCCGGCCGAAGGAGATCAGTGGGTCGATGACGACGGCCTTGGGTTCCTCTTGGAGGTGGCGTTTCCGCGTAAAGGGATACAACCGGACAGGGATCCCCTTGATGTCTCTCTCAATTCGATGGAGGTGTGCCCGGAGGATTTCTTGGATGGCCAATTGTCCTTCCTGAGAGATGTTGATCAATTGGCTGAATTTTTTGATGAAGAGGTTCAGTCCATCGATGACGAATTCCTGATCGGCCAAGGGATGTCTCGAAGGAAATTGCTTCGAGAGGTAGTTCATCGCGGCTCTGACTTTTTCTAATGGGATGTCATGCTTGCGACGAATGGCATCGAGGACGTGGATCTCCACGAGGTTCATGAAAGAGAGCAACTTCATGTCCGGATCGGGCACCTGGATGATCGGTTTGGAGAAACGGACACCGGTGATGCTGCGGTAATGCCGGCCTGAAATCCAGTCTCGAATTGTCGTGCGTGGAATGCGCAAATAATGCCCAGCCTCCATGACGCCGTAAGAAGCCACTTCTCGCGCATCAAAGTGTTTGTCGAACACTGCCACCTTTTGATGCATAGTCCGGGAGGCACTGTAGCCCTGTCTTGATGACGGGTCAAGAGTCAATCAAACGGAGACAGCCACCGACCGGACTAGTGGCAGTCCCCTCAACTCAACGACGCCAGATCGATCACGAACCGGAACCGCACATCGCCCTTGAGGACTCGCTCATAGGCCTCGTTTACTTGCTGGATTGGAATCACTTCAACATCAGACTCGATGTGGTGTGCGGCACAGAAGTCGAGCATCTCCTGGGTTTCTCGGATCCCGCCGATCACCGACCCGGCGATTCGGCGGCGATGCAGAATGAGCGGAAAGGGTTCCAGCAGAGTTGGCTTGTCCGGCACACCGACAAGGATCATCGTGCCATCGGTCTTCAATAAATGAAGATAATCGTTATAGTTGTGAGGAGCTGATACCGTATCAAGGACAAAATCAAATCGCCGCTGCAGTCTGGTAAACGTCTCGGGCTGTGAGGTGAGGGCGAAGTCGGTTGCTCCCAATCGCATCGCATCCTGCCGCTTCCGTTCGGATGTGCTGAGCACGGTGACCTCAGTTCCCAGCGCCTTCGCGATCTTTATAGCCATATGGCCGAGTCCGCCCAAACCGACAACTGCCAGCTTGTGATATTTCCCGACTCCCCAATGGCGTAGCGGGGAGTATGTCGTAATTCCCGCGCACAAGAGTGGAGCTGCTCCTGCAGGCGACAGTGCTGAGGGAATCCTCAGCACATAGTTCTCATCCACGACAATCTGTCTAGAGTAACCGCCTTGTGTCAGCTGGCCGTCCTTGTCGCGGCCGTTGTATGTCAGGATCATGCCCGCATCGCAATATTGCTCAGATCCCTCACGGCAGGCTGTGCAAGTACGGCAGGAATCCACAAAGCAGCCGACACCAACCCGGTCTCCCGCCCTGAAATTCTTCACACCGGACCCAATGCCCGCCACGGTGCCGACGATTTCGTGTCCCGGCACCATGGGGAAAATCGAGCCGCCCCATTCGTCGCGGGCTTGATGAATGTCCGAGTGGCAGATGCCGCAATGGGTGATCGCAATGAGCAGGTCATGAGGTCCCACGTCCCGTCGTGCGAATTCGAATGGTTGCAGGGTGGCTTTGGCGGTGATCGCCGCATAACCGTGAGTCGATAGCATGGCTGTCGCTCCATGTTGGGGGGGGGATGTAACCGTGACCATAGCAAGATCCAACAGGATTGCCAACCAGGTCATGGGTGGATCAAGCCGGCGTTTCGCGTCGTCGTTGAATCCTGCCGCCAGCGGATACTCTTCTGTGACGAATGCCGGCTGTGCCTTGTGGGAAGTTGGACTCGGAGCTCTAAGACAGATGCTTAATGCTCTTGCCGGGGCGCTGCATCGTCGTTTCGCTCCATCGAGTCGGGGAGCGAAGTGTCGATCATGATGGTGGGACCTGGTAGTCGATAGTCTTCTGCTGCCCAGGCGCCGAGGTCGGTCAATTGACACTGTTCGGAGCAGAAGGGGCGCCAGTGGTTGCCTTCCCAGGTGCTGGATTGGTGACAGAGGGGGCAGATCATGGCCGTTATTGTAGCACGCGGATTCCGAGAATCGGTCGGCGTCAA
This Nitrospirota bacterium DNA region includes the following protein-coding sequences:
- a CDS encoding restriction endonuclease subunit S, with the translated sequence MKRWPNKPLGELLKIQNGFAFKSELFNDDGKGLPIIRIRDLARGFSETFYDGEHDPAFEVENGDFLIGMDGEFHCYRWQGGKALLNQRVCRLQNFSRDLNAGYVFYGINDHLREIEDNTAFVTVKHLSSKQIASIEMSVPPLEEQERLVKLLDETDELRKLRAQADRRTATLIPSLFSKMFGPDAPGSVTWQTATVAELAAAHEGSIRTGPFGSDLRHSEFFEEGVPVLGIDNVVENEFRWTKSRCIPESKFAEMKRFVVFPGDVLVTIMGTVGRCSIAPEGLPVCISTKHLCTITLDRTKAHPRFIWGAFLHDASVKQQTRSVGKGAIMEGWNSTIIKRLRLRVPPLTLQKQFAARVSEIRAMKIEQAASRRRLDDLFQSILHHAFNGEL
- a CDS encoding DUF433 domain-containing protein → MHQKVAVFDKHFDAREVASYGVMEAGHYLRIPRTTIRDWISGRHYRSITGVRFSKPIIQVPDPDMKLLSFMNLVEIHVLDAIRRKHDIPLEKVRAAMNYLSKQFPSRHPLADQEFVIDGLNLFIKKFSQLINISQEGQLAIQEILRAHLHRIERDIKGIPVRLYPFTRKRHLQEEPKAVVIDPLISFGRPVLVGTGIPTAVIAERYKAGESMDALAEDYGRQRFEIEEAIRCELTLEAA
- a CDS encoding NAD(P)-dependent alcohol dehydrogenase, with the protein product MLSTHGYAAITAKATLQPFEFARRDVGPHDLLIAITHCGICHSDIHQARDEWGGSIFPMVPGHEIVGTVAGIGSGVKNFRAGDRVGVGCFVDSCRTCTACREGSEQYCDAGMILTYNGRDKDGQLTQGGYSRQIVVDENYVLRIPSALSPAGAAPLLCAGITTYSPLRHWGVGKYHKLAVVGLGGLGHMAIKIAKALGTEVTVLSTSERKRQDAMRLGATDFALTSQPETFTRLQRRFDFVLDTVSAPHNYNDYLHLLKTDGTMILVGVPDKPTLLEPFPLILHRRRIAGSVIGGIRETQEMLDFCAAHHIESDVEVIPIQQVNEAYERVLKGDVRFRFVIDLASLS
- a CDS encoding DNA gyrase inhibitor YacG, with protein sequence MICPLCHQSSTWEGNHWRPFCSEQCQLTDLGAWAAEDYRLPGPTIMIDTSLPDSMERNDDAAPRQEH